One genomic segment of Pseudomonas fortuita includes these proteins:
- a CDS encoding electron transfer flavoprotein-ubiquinone oxidoreductase, translating into MEREYMEFDVVIVGAGPAGLSAACRLKQKAAEAGSEISVCVVEKGSEVGAHILSGAVFEPRALNELFPDWKALGAPLNTEVKRDDIYVLKDAGSATKVPDLFVPKTMHNHGNYIISLGNLCRWLAQQAENLGVEIYPGFAAQEALFDDNGVVRGIVTGDLGVDREGNPKDGLYTPGMELRAKYTLFAEGCRGHIGKQLIKRFNLDSESDVQHYGIGLKEIWEIDPAKHEQGLVVHTAGWPLDVVAKDNTGGSFLYHLENNQVVVGLIVDLSYANPYLSPFDEFQRLKHHPVISQYLEGGKRISYGARALAKGGINSLPKMVFKGGALIGCDLGTMNVAKIKGSHTAMKSGMLAAEAVADALIAGSEGGDQLNSYVSAFKASWLHEELFASRNFGPAMHKFGPLLGAAFNYVDQNWFGGKLPFTLHDTKPDYACLKLAADSKKIDYPKPDGKLSFDKLSSVFLSSTNHEEEQPCHLKLTDPSIPIASNLPLYDEPAQRYCPAGVYEVVTQEDGNKRFQINAQNCVHCKTCDIKDPAQNITWVTPEGAGGPNYPNM; encoded by the coding sequence GTGGAACGCGAATACATGGAATTCGACGTGGTCATCGTCGGCGCCGGCCCGGCAGGCCTGTCCGCCGCCTGCCGCCTGAAGCAGAAGGCCGCCGAAGCCGGTAGCGAAATCAGCGTCTGCGTGGTGGAAAAAGGCTCTGAAGTCGGCGCCCACATCCTCTCTGGCGCGGTGTTCGAACCCCGCGCCCTGAACGAACTGTTCCCGGACTGGAAAGCACTCGGCGCACCGCTCAATACCGAAGTGAAGCGCGACGACATCTATGTGCTCAAGGATGCCGGCAGCGCCACCAAGGTGCCTGACCTGTTCGTGCCCAAAACCATGCACAACCATGGCAACTACATCATCTCGCTGGGCAACCTGTGCCGCTGGCTGGCCCAGCAGGCCGAGAACCTGGGCGTGGAAATCTACCCGGGCTTCGCCGCCCAGGAAGCGCTGTTCGACGACAACGGCGTAGTCCGCGGCATCGTCACCGGCGACCTGGGTGTCGACCGCGAAGGCAACCCGAAGGACGGCCTGTACACCCCGGGCATGGAACTGCGCGCCAAGTACACCCTGTTTGCCGAAGGCTGCCGCGGCCATATCGGCAAGCAGCTGATCAAGCGCTTCAACCTCGACAGCGAGTCCGACGTCCAGCACTACGGCATCGGCCTGAAGGAAATCTGGGAGATCGACCCGGCCAAACACGAGCAGGGCCTGGTGGTGCACACCGCCGGCTGGCCGCTGGATGTGGTCGCCAAGGACAACACCGGTGGATCGTTCCTCTATCACCTGGAAAACAACCAGGTGGTGGTTGGCCTGATCGTCGACCTGTCCTACGCCAACCCGTACCTGTCGCCATTCGACGAATTCCAGCGCCTCAAGCACCACCCGGTGATCAGCCAGTACCTCGAAGGCGGCAAGCGCATCAGCTACGGTGCCCGTGCCCTGGCCAAGGGCGGTATCAACTCGCTGCCGAAAATGGTCTTCAAGGGTGGCGCACTGATCGGTTGCGACCTGGGCACCATGAACGTGGCCAAGATCAAGGGCAGCCACACCGCCATGAAGTCCGGCATGCTCGCCGCCGAAGCGGTGGCGGACGCCCTGATCGCCGGCAGCGAAGGCGGTGACCAGCTGAACAGCTACGTCAGCGCCTTCAAGGCCAGCTGGCTGCACGAAGAACTGTTCGCCAGCCGCAACTTCGGCCCTGCCATGCACAAGTTCGGCCCGCTGCTGGGCGCCGCGTTCAACTATGTGGACCAGAACTGGTTCGGCGGCAAGCTGCCGTTCACCCTGCACGATACCAAGCCGGACTACGCCTGCCTCAAGCTGGCCGCCGACTCGAAAAAGATCGACTACCCGAAACCGGACGGCAAGCTCAGCTTCGACAAGCTCAGCTCGGTATTCCTCTCCAGCACCAACCACGAAGAGGAACAGCCCTGCCACCTGAAGCTGACCGACCCGAGCATCCCGATCGCCAGCAACCTGCCGCTGTACGACGAGCCGGCCCAGCGCTACTGCCCGGCGGGCGTGTACGAAGTGGTCACCCAGGAAGACGGCAACAAGCGCTTCCAGATCAACGCGCAGAACTGCGTGCACTGCAAGACCTGCGACATCAAGGACCCGGCCCAGAACATCACCTGGGTTACCCCTGAAGGCGCTGGCGGGCCGAACTACCCGAACATGTAA
- a CDS encoding type II toxin-antitoxin system MqsR family toxin yields the protein MEKRTPHCPLERVKVLAAARRISPTGAALRGARALGMDYPGMLEVISCLERSDFYKSMTSHMDHRVWQDVYRPLTAFGYVYLKVSVVDDVLIVSFKEL from the coding sequence ATGGAAAAGAGAACGCCTCACTGTCCGTTGGAAAGGGTAAAAGTCTTGGCTGCTGCCAGGCGCATCAGCCCTACAGGCGCTGCACTGAGAGGCGCCAGAGCCCTGGGAATGGATTATCCGGGCATGCTTGAAGTGATCTCCTGTTTGGAGCGTAGTGATTTCTACAAGAGCATGACCAGCCATATGGATCACCGCGTTTGGCAGGACGTCTATCGTCCGCTTACAGCATTTGGGTACGTTTATCTGAAAGTGTCCGTGGTAGACGACGTGCTCATCGTGTCTTTCAAGGAGTTGTAA
- a CDS encoding electron transfer flavoprotein subunit beta/FixA family protein produces the protein MKVLVAVKRVVDYNVKVRVKADNSGVDLANVKMSMNPFCEIAVEEAVRLKEKGVATEIVVVSVGPTTAQEQLRTALALGADRAILVEAADELNSLAVAKALKAVVDKEQPQLVILGKQAIDSDNNQTGQMLAALTGYAQGTFASKVEVAGDKLNVTREIDGGLQTVSLNLPAIVTTDLRLNEPRYASLPNIMKAKKKPLETVNPGDLGVSLASTNKTLKVEAPAARSAGIKVKSVAELVEKLKNEAKVI, from the coding sequence ATGAAGGTTCTTGTAGCTGTCAAACGAGTGGTCGACTACAACGTCAAGGTTCGCGTCAAGGCGGACAACTCCGGCGTCGACCTTGCTAACGTCAAGATGTCCATGAACCCCTTCTGCGAAATCGCCGTGGAAGAGGCCGTACGCCTGAAGGAAAAAGGCGTTGCGACCGAGATCGTCGTCGTTTCCGTCGGCCCGACCACCGCCCAGGAGCAGCTGCGTACTGCGCTGGCCCTGGGTGCCGACCGTGCCATCCTGGTCGAAGCCGCCGATGAGCTGAATTCGCTGGCCGTGGCCAAGGCGCTGAAAGCCGTTGTCGACAAAGAGCAGCCGCAGCTGGTCATCCTTGGCAAGCAGGCCATCGACAGCGACAACAACCAGACTGGCCAGATGCTGGCTGCGCTGACCGGCTACGCCCAGGGCACCTTCGCCTCCAAGGTCGAAGTCGCTGGCGACAAGCTGAACGTCACCCGTGAAATCGATGGCGGCCTGCAGACCGTATCGCTGAACCTGCCAGCCATCGTCACCACCGACCTGCGCCTGAACGAGCCACGCTATGCGTCGCTGCCGAACATCATGAAGGCCAAGAAGAAACCGCTGGAGACCGTCAACCCTGGCGATCTGGGCGTTTCGCTCGCCTCCACCAACAAGACCCTGAAAGTCGAAGCGCCGGCTGCCCGCAGCGCGGGTATCAAGGTCAAGTCGGTGGCCGAACTGGTCGAGAAGCTGAAGAACGAAGCGAAGGTAATCTAA
- a CDS encoding electron transfer flavoprotein subunit alpha/FixB family protein: MTILVVAEYENGAVAPSTLNTVAAAAKIGGDVHVLVAGQNVGGIAESAAKIAGVAKVLVADNAAYAHVLPENVAPLIVELANGYSHVLAPATTNGKNILPRVAALLDVDQISEIISVESADTFKRPIYAGNAIATVQSSASVKVITVRTTGFDPVAAEGGSAAVEAVGAAHNAGISAFVGEELAKSDRPELTAAKIVVSGGRGMGNGDNFKHLYSLADKLGAAVGASRAAVDAGFVPNDMQVGQTGKIVAPQLYIAVGISGAIQHLAGMKDSKVIVAINKDEEAPIFQVADYGLVADLFEAVPELEKLV, from the coding sequence ATGACTATCCTGGTTGTCGCTGAATACGAGAACGGTGCAGTCGCACCGTCTACCCTGAACACTGTTGCCGCAGCTGCCAAGATCGGTGGTGATGTGCACGTGCTGGTCGCTGGCCAGAACGTCGGTGGCATTGCCGAGTCTGCTGCCAAGATCGCGGGTGTGGCGAAAGTGCTGGTTGCCGACAACGCAGCTTACGCACACGTCCTGCCGGAGAACGTGGCGCCGCTGATCGTCGAGTTGGCCAACGGTTACAGCCACGTGCTGGCCCCGGCCACCACCAACGGCAAGAACATCCTGCCACGCGTTGCCGCACTGCTGGATGTGGACCAGATCTCCGAGATCATCTCGGTCGAGTCCGCCGACACCTTCAAGCGCCCGATCTATGCCGGTAACGCCATTGCCACCGTGCAATCGAGCGCTTCGGTCAAGGTCATCACCGTGCGTACCACCGGCTTCGACCCAGTCGCCGCCGAAGGTGGCTCGGCCGCCGTTGAAGCGGTGGGTGCCGCGCACAACGCCGGTATCTCGGCCTTTGTCGGTGAAGAGCTGGCCAAGTCCGACCGCCCGGAACTGACCGCTGCCAAGATCGTCGTTTCCGGCGGCCGCGGCATGGGCAACGGTGACAACTTCAAACACTTGTACAGCCTGGCCGACAAGCTGGGCGCTGCCGTTGGTGCTTCGCGCGCTGCGGTCGACGCAGGCTTCGTGCCGAACGACATGCAGGTCGGCCAGACCGGCAAGATCGTTGCGCCACAGCTGTACATCGCCGTCGGTATCTCCGGCGCGATCCAGCACCTGGCCGGCATGAAAGACTCCAAAGTGATCGTTGCGATCAACAAGGACGAAGAAGCGCCGATCTTCCAGGTGGCCGATTACGGCTTGGT
- a CDS encoding type II TA system antitoxin MqsA family protein, with protein MRCPVCGGAELAPDVQGMPYSYKGEATVIPDVSGDYCCACGECVLSHDEAMRVSNLMTAFERQVNAAVVDPSFIASIRRKFDLDQREAGEIFGGGVNAFSRYENGKTTPPVALVKLLKLLDRHPELFEEVRTA; from the coding sequence ATGAGATGTCCAGTATGCGGCGGTGCGGAGCTTGCACCTGATGTTCAGGGGATGCCCTATAGCTATAAAGGAGAGGCGACCGTCATCCCTGACGTAAGTGGCGATTACTGTTGCGCCTGTGGTGAATGTGTACTTAGCCACGATGAAGCCATGCGTGTCAGTAACCTGATGACGGCATTCGAGCGTCAAGTCAACGCAGCTGTTGTGGATCCTTCCTTCATTGCTTCAATCCGCCGTAAGTTCGACCTCGACCAGCGTGAAGCGGGGGAAATTTTCGGGGGTGGCGTCAACGCGTTCTCCCGTTATGAAAACGGCAAGACCACACCACCCGTAGCGTTGGTGAAACTGCTCAAGCTGCTGGATCGCCATCCAGAACTCTTCGAGGAAGTGCGTACTGCCTGA